In Bactrocera oleae isolate idBacOlea1 chromosome 3, idBacOlea1, whole genome shotgun sequence, a genomic segment contains:
- the Grip71 gene encoding uncharacterized protein Grip71 isoform X2, with the protein MYLISTGKTTVLSDFSNLDTKSIYQHANGETTDFQFYARQRIFLEVNKKSGLEIMRIKDKGNNNLDIQRVRKLNIGNVYSVACAKQSLEEMAFGGVNGQVSIYNYKNTELIHRFKADNNRNSVLYLDYNGTDEYISSVFENGQINIYGTKTKTKIDSVNIDGNSTLARFHPTKRFQLSIASFKGAVTVYDLQTKRKIFNLNDAHTSPCRDLCMSAATPDSLISVGYDCIVNVFDTRRRTPQMKLNHPHPLSTVAMSGCGTYFCVGNLKGELISYDIRTVKKCLATKKVHDCSITRLSFVPLPEDDGSTTTSFSGILANNTGSPSDNIGEQQKSTATMRQRDSFCDFLDFQANKLDRASARFTMRRDSFDWDTLGRKPKTEDTRPTISKLNGSSENLNESAEKSNENISNGKLNVSFDYVNTRRKNFEDGKKPFTAPLRDRNSISKMVTNLKQIEEEEFAHITQQNNVSHDSDKENPSNAEMDSDADGQLRKPLNTYNSTPIDNIKFKKLEHIKSEIINENKHVETVNTIENKHVEAVNITATQGDILQHIANLRLEMNTRFQKLESEIKFNAEQNKWQMFTQIADIWARQMNTSEDIRDALSYLLQTDPFVNEFLRLKDENELLKAQLQQIMEKK; encoded by the exons ATGTATTTAATATCGACGGGGAAGACTACTGTGCTTTCAGATTTTAGTAATTTAGATACAAAATCTATTTATCAGCATGCAAATGGAGAAACAACGGATTTTCAGTTTTACGCCAGACAGCGTATTTTTCTGGAGGTGAATAAAAAGTCGGGTCTGGAAATTATGCGAATTAAGGATAAGGGCAATAACA attTAGATATTCAACGAGTGCGCAAACTAAATATCGGAAATGTCTACAGTGTCGCTTGCGCAAAGCAATCGCTGGAAGAAATGGCTTTTGGTGGAGTAAATGGGCAAGTTagtatatacaattataaaaacACTGAGCTGATACACCGTTTTAAAGCCg ataatAATCGTAATAGCGTTTTGTATTTGGATTACAATGGCACGGATGAGTATATATCTTCTGTGTTTGAAAATGGTCAAATCAACATATACGgaacaaaaacaaagacaaaaaTCGATAGCGTAAACATAGATGGCAA CTCTACTCTGGCACGTTTTCATCCTACCAAACGttttcaactttcaatagcatcATTTAAGGGCGCAGTAACAGTTTACGATTTGCAAACTAaacgcaaaatatttaatttaaatgacgCACACACTTCGCCTTGTCGCGATTTATGCATGTCCGCTGCAACACCCGATTCTCTAATAAGCGTCGGTTACGATTGTATTGTTAATGTGTTCGACACGCGACGTAGAACACCACAAATGAAACTAAATCATCCTCATCCACTGTCAACGGTGGCAATGAGTGGTTGTGGCACATACTTTTGTGTGGGAAATTTAAAGGGTGAATTGATTTCATATGATATACGGAcggttaaaaaatgtttagccaCGAAAAAAGTGCATGATTGCTCTATTACAAGGCTATCATTTGTGCCGCTGCCTGAAGACGACGGAAGCACTACCACAAGTTTCAGCGGCATATTAGCTAACAATACTGGTAGTCCATCGGATAATATTGGCGAACAACAAAAATCGACCGCAACAATGCGACAACGTGACTCCTTTTGTGATTTCCTAGATTTTCAGGCGAATAAATTAGATCGCGCATCGGCTCGTTTCACAATGCGACGCGACAGTTTTGATTGGGATACACTTGGACGCAAACCCAAAACCGAGGATACACGTCCAACCATATCGAAACTGAACGGGAGCAGTGAAAACCTTAATGAATCTGCTGAAAAATCGAATGAAAACATTTCCAATGGAAAATTAAATGTGAGTTTCGATTATGTAAATACACGGCGTAAGAACTTTGAGGACGGTAAAAAACCATTTACGG CTCCACTACGCGACCGGAATAGTATATCAAAAATGGTTACTAATTTGAAACAAATTGAAGAAGAGGAATTCGCTCACATTACACAACAAAACAATGTTAGTCATGACAGTGATAAGGAGAATCCATCGAATGCGGAAATGGATTCCGACGCCGATGGTCAACTGCGTAAACcgttaaatacatataatagcACACCAATAGAtaacataaaattcaaaaaactagAACATATAAAGTCAGAAATAATCAACGAAAATAAGCATGTAGAAACTGTAAATACTATTGAAAATAAGCATGTAGAGGCTGTGAATATTACTGCCACACAAGGTGATATTTTACAGCACATTGCAAATTTGCGCTTGGAAATGAATACGCGATTTCAAAAACTAGAAtcggaaataaaatttaacgcTGAGCAAAATAAGTGGCAAATGTTTACGCAAATAGCTGACATTTGGGCACGTCAAATGAACACTAGTGAAGATATACGTGATGCGCTGAGTTATCTGCTGCAAACTGATCCTTTTGTCAACGAATTTTTGCGTTTGAAAGATGAAAACGAATTATTGAAAGCACAGCTACAGCAAATCATGGAAAAAAAGTAG
- the Grip71 gene encoding uncharacterized protein Grip71 isoform X1, which yields MYLISTGKTTVLSDFSNLDTKSIYQHANGETTDFQFYARQRIFLEVNKKSGLEIMRIKDKGNNNLDIQRVRKLNIGNVYSVACAKQSLEEMAFGGVNGQVSIYNYKNTELIHRFKADNNRNSVLYLDYNGTDEYISSVFENGQINIYGTKTKTKIDSVNIDGNSTLARFHPTKRFQLSIASFKGAVTVYDLQTKRKIFNLNDAHTSPCRDLCMSAATPDSLISVGYDCIVNVFDTRRRTPQMKLNHPHPLSTVAMSGCGTYFCVGNLKGELISYDIRTVKKCLATKKVHDCSITRLSFVPLPEDDGSTTTSFSGILANNTGSPSDNIGEQQKSTATMRQRDSFCDFLDFQANKLDRASARFTMRRDSFDWDTLGRKPKTEDTRPTISKLNGSSENLNESAEKSNENISNGKLNVSFDYVNTRRKNFEDGKKPFTVISTAPLRDRNSISKMVTNLKQIEEEEFAHITQQNNVSHDSDKENPSNAEMDSDADGQLRKPLNTYNSTPIDNIKFKKLEHIKSEIINENKHVETVNTIENKHVEAVNITATQGDILQHIANLRLEMNTRFQKLESEIKFNAEQNKWQMFTQIADIWARQMNTSEDIRDALSYLLQTDPFVNEFLRLKDENELLKAQLQQIMEKK from the exons ATGTATTTAATATCGACGGGGAAGACTACTGTGCTTTCAGATTTTAGTAATTTAGATACAAAATCTATTTATCAGCATGCAAATGGAGAAACAACGGATTTTCAGTTTTACGCCAGACAGCGTATTTTTCTGGAGGTGAATAAAAAGTCGGGTCTGGAAATTATGCGAATTAAGGATAAGGGCAATAACA attTAGATATTCAACGAGTGCGCAAACTAAATATCGGAAATGTCTACAGTGTCGCTTGCGCAAAGCAATCGCTGGAAGAAATGGCTTTTGGTGGAGTAAATGGGCAAGTTagtatatacaattataaaaacACTGAGCTGATACACCGTTTTAAAGCCg ataatAATCGTAATAGCGTTTTGTATTTGGATTACAATGGCACGGATGAGTATATATCTTCTGTGTTTGAAAATGGTCAAATCAACATATACGgaacaaaaacaaagacaaaaaTCGATAGCGTAAACATAGATGGCAA CTCTACTCTGGCACGTTTTCATCCTACCAAACGttttcaactttcaatagcatcATTTAAGGGCGCAGTAACAGTTTACGATTTGCAAACTAaacgcaaaatatttaatttaaatgacgCACACACTTCGCCTTGTCGCGATTTATGCATGTCCGCTGCAACACCCGATTCTCTAATAAGCGTCGGTTACGATTGTATTGTTAATGTGTTCGACACGCGACGTAGAACACCACAAATGAAACTAAATCATCCTCATCCACTGTCAACGGTGGCAATGAGTGGTTGTGGCACATACTTTTGTGTGGGAAATTTAAAGGGTGAATTGATTTCATATGATATACGGAcggttaaaaaatgtttagccaCGAAAAAAGTGCATGATTGCTCTATTACAAGGCTATCATTTGTGCCGCTGCCTGAAGACGACGGAAGCACTACCACAAGTTTCAGCGGCATATTAGCTAACAATACTGGTAGTCCATCGGATAATATTGGCGAACAACAAAAATCGACCGCAACAATGCGACAACGTGACTCCTTTTGTGATTTCCTAGATTTTCAGGCGAATAAATTAGATCGCGCATCGGCTCGTTTCACAATGCGACGCGACAGTTTTGATTGGGATACACTTGGACGCAAACCCAAAACCGAGGATACACGTCCAACCATATCGAAACTGAACGGGAGCAGTGAAAACCTTAATGAATCTGCTGAAAAATCGAATGAAAACATTTCCAATGGAAAATTAAATGTGAGTTTCGATTATGTAAATACACGGCGTAAGAACTTTGAGGACGGTAAAAAACCATTTACGG TAATATCTACAGCTCCACTACGCGACCGGAATAGTATATCAAAAATGGTTACTAATTTGAAACAAATTGAAGAAGAGGAATTCGCTCACATTACACAACAAAACAATGTTAGTCATGACAGTGATAAGGAGAATCCATCGAATGCGGAAATGGATTCCGACGCCGATGGTCAACTGCGTAAACcgttaaatacatataatagcACACCAATAGAtaacataaaattcaaaaaactagAACATATAAAGTCAGAAATAATCAACGAAAATAAGCATGTAGAAACTGTAAATACTATTGAAAATAAGCATGTAGAGGCTGTGAATATTACTGCCACACAAGGTGATATTTTACAGCACATTGCAAATTTGCGCTTGGAAATGAATACGCGATTTCAAAAACTAGAAtcggaaataaaatttaacgcTGAGCAAAATAAGTGGCAAATGTTTACGCAAATAGCTGACATTTGGGCACGTCAAATGAACACTAGTGAAGATATACGTGATGCGCTGAGTTATCTGCTGCAAACTGATCCTTTTGTCAACGAATTTTTGCGTTTGAAAGATGAAAACGAATTATTGAAAGCACAGCTACAGCAAATCATGGAAAAAAAGTAG